The Deltaproteobacteria bacterium genome has a segment encoding these proteins:
- a CDS encoding ABC transporter permease subunit: LLALTWVSLIPFLQVPSAAAFGTVSLDNFRAVPWANLMTGLRNSVILLVTVPTLSLVAGMAISWLVIRSNWRMARTLDVLAFLPHVIPNLIFAVGAFLLAIVWFPAEWGLFERGIGIIILVYVVTRISFATRMLNSGLVQIHEELDEAGYVAGLGPMGVIRKILVPLLSPTLLYSWLWMALLAFRELTMAAFLASRDNLTLPVIIWSMWTAGRLNQAAAVALVFVGLMTPLIVLYYVFGRRHIGVVQ; this comes from the coding sequence GCTGCTGGCGCTCACCTGGGTCTCCCTCATCCCGTTCCTGCAGGTGCCCTCCGCGGCGGCATTCGGCACAGTGTCGCTGGACAACTTCCGCGCGGTGCCGTGGGCCAACCTCATGACCGGGCTGCGCAACAGCGTCATCCTGCTCGTGACGGTGCCGACCCTGAGCTTGGTGGCGGGCATGGCCATCTCCTGGCTGGTGATCCGCTCCAATTGGCGCATGGCCCGCACCCTGGACGTCTTGGCTTTCCTGCCCCACGTGATTCCCAACCTCATCTTCGCCGTGGGCGCGTTCCTGCTGGCCATCGTCTGGTTCCCGGCCGAGTGGGGACTGTTCGAACGCGGCATCGGCATCATCATCCTGGTGTACGTGGTGACCCGCATCAGCTTCGCCACCCGCATGCTCAACAGCGGTCTGGTACAGATCCACGAGGAACTGGACGAGGCCGGCTATGTGGCCGGGCTCGGGCCCATGGGCGTGATCCGCAAGATCCTGGTGCCCTTGCTCTCGCCCACCCTCTTGTACTCATGGTTGTGGATGGCGCTGCTGGCGTTCCGGGAGCTGACCATGGCGGCCTTTCTCGCCAGCAGGGACAATCTCACCCTGCCGGTGATCATCTGGTCCATGTGGACCGCCGGGCGGCTCAACCAGGCGGCGGCCGTAGCCCTGGTGTTCGTGGGTTTGATGACGCCGTTGATCGTGCTGTACTACGTGTTCGGCAGGAGGCACATCGGTGTCGTCCAGTGA